A section of the Deinococcus taeanensis genome encodes:
- a CDS encoding GAF domain-containing protein, whose amino-acid sequence MNDRLSLERQKLLSAWHRYVGRPSSPPVETTVNREVAASWARSALTVSPERVSAPVLSERDVRHAWEDSALEYGVRGLRPELRRLAEEADLIVAVGNADGTLLWTEGSERMTHLARTVNFVPGGQWGEGTVGTNALALALRTRQPVRVFSAEHYVQTVHDWVCYSSPIRDPGTGALLGVLDISTTWEHSTPLGLTSARHYAAQIEQAIQGRQAPPAGLSLRVCGAPLVTFGGRQVHLTPRQHELLCVLAMHPGGLTLDALHAHVYGDQPITLSTLKSEVSTLRTLLGGHIASRPYRLSVPVQLDALRIEELLLAGRVSAAADLYDGPLLPHSASPLLSYWRDYLDGAVREAVCRLGDPDLLWRYASRFDDPGCLEVLERLLPEGDHRGPVVRARRAALDASF is encoded by the coding sequence ATGAACGACAGGTTGTCGCTGGAACGACAGAAACTCCTCAGCGCCTGGCACCGCTACGTGGGCCGGCCCTCATCGCCGCCGGTGGAAACCACGGTGAACCGGGAGGTGGCGGCCTCCTGGGCGCGCTCGGCGCTGACCGTGTCACCGGAACGGGTCAGTGCGCCGGTGCTGAGTGAGCGTGACGTGCGGCACGCCTGGGAGGACAGCGCGCTGGAGTACGGCGTGCGCGGCCTGCGGCCGGAGCTGCGCCGCCTGGCCGAGGAGGCCGACCTGATCGTGGCGGTCGGAAATGCAGACGGCACGCTGCTGTGGACGGAAGGCAGCGAGCGGATGACGCACCTGGCCCGCACCGTGAATTTCGTGCCGGGCGGGCAGTGGGGCGAGGGCACCGTGGGCACGAACGCCCTGGCGCTGGCCCTGCGCACCCGGCAGCCGGTGCGGGTGTTCAGCGCGGAGCATTACGTGCAGACCGTGCACGACTGGGTGTGCTACTCGAGCCCCATCCGCGACCCTGGCACAGGCGCCCTGCTGGGCGTGCTGGACATCAGCACCACCTGGGAACACAGCACGCCGCTGGGCCTGACGAGCGCCCGGCACTACGCCGCGCAGATCGAGCAGGCGATTCAGGGACGACAGGCGCCGCCAGCGGGGCTGAGCCTGCGGGTGTGCGGCGCGCCGCTTGTGACCTTCGGCGGGCGTCAGGTGCACCTGACGCCCCGCCAGCATGAACTGCTGTGCGTTCTGGCCATGCACCCGGGCGGCCTGACCCTGGACGCCCTGCACGCCCACGTGTACGGGGACCAGCCGATCACGCTCAGCACCCTGAAGTCCGAGGTGAGTACCCTGCGGACCCTGCTGGGGGGGCATATTGCGTCCCGCCCGTACCGGCTGAGCGTGCCGGTGCAGCTGGACGCGCTGCGGATCGAGGAGCTGCTGCTCGCGGGCCGGGTCAGCGCAGCGGCGGATCTGTACGACGGGCCGCTGCTGCCGCACTCAGCGTCACCGCTGCTGTCGTACTGGCGTGACTACCTGGACGGCGCGGTGCGCGAAGCGGTGTGCAGGCTGGGTGACCCGGACCTGCTGTGGCGGTACGCTTCCCGCTTCGACGACCCCGGCTGCCTGGAGGTGCTGGAGCGCCTCCTGCCGGAGGGAGATCACCGCGGGCCGGTCGTCCGGGCCCGGCGTGCCGCGCTGGACGCGTCCTTCTGA
- a CDS encoding (2Fe-2S)-binding protein: MNVTMKVNGKSYTRDVEPRTLLVHFLREDLGLTGTHVGCDTSQCGACTVHVGGDAVKSCTLLAVQCEGQDVTTIEGMGAPGALHPLQTGFWEEHGLQCGFCTPGMIMSAAELLRHNPNPSEEVIRHHLEGNYCRCTGYHNIVRAVQHAAQAMQGQTQAADD, from the coding sequence ATGAACGTCACGATGAAAGTGAACGGCAAGTCATACACCCGCGATGTGGAGCCCAGGACGCTCCTCGTGCATTTCCTCCGCGAAGACCTCGGGCTGACCGGCACCCACGTCGGCTGCGACACCAGCCAGTGCGGCGCCTGCACGGTTCATGTCGGCGGCGACGCCGTCAAAAGCTGCACGCTGCTGGCCGTGCAGTGCGAAGGTCAGGACGTCACCACCATCGAGGGCATGGGCGCCCCCGGCGCGCTGCACCCCCTGCAGACCGGCTTCTGGGAGGAGCACGGCCTGCAGTGCGGCTTCTGCACGCCCGGCATGATCATGAGCGCCGCTGAGCTGCTCCGGCACAACCCCAACCCCAGCGAAGAGGTCATCCGCCACCACCTGGAAGGCAACTACTGCCGCTGCACCGGCTACCACAACATCGTGCGCGCCGTGCAGCACGCCGCGCAGGCCATGCAGGGCCAGACGCAGGCCGCCGACGACTGA
- a CDS encoding xanthine dehydrogenase family protein molybdopterin-binding subunit, with translation MSETRTEKYFGQARKRTEDPRFITGTGRYTDDVVIPGTLHAAMVRSPYAHARITGIKTESILGMPGVERVLTGQDVQDAGLGSIPVGWLLPELKTPAHPAIALTEANHVGDIVAVVIAETRAQAEDAAAALEVEYDPLPAVASATAALADGAPLVHDDVPGNVAFRWEIGDETATNEVFRSAARTVSVKLRNHRLVANPIEPRASLAQFTPASGEYLLYTTSQNPHIHRLILAAFVMSIPEHKLRVISPDVGGGFGTKIFQYQEEVIVLLAARLLGRPVKWTARRSEAFVSDAQGRDHDTEAELAVSDDGKILGFRVNTVANLGAYQTLFAPAVPTYLYGTLLNGVYKMAAIHAKVTGVMTNTVPVDAYRGAGRPEATYLIERIVDMAAHELNLDPAEFRRRNFIQPDEFPYQTPVALVYDSGNYEPALDQAMQMMRYDDLRHEQARMKGGKKILGVGLISFLEACGLAPSALVGQLGAQAGQWESSLVRVHPTGKVELYTGSHSHGQGHETAFPQIAADELQIPIEDIDLIHGDTGRMPYGWGTYGSRSAAVGGSALKLALQKITAKMRKIAAHLLEASEDDIEHEGGVFRIKGAPDKSKTFFDIALMAHLAHNYPADLEPGLEATAFYDPKNFVYPFGTHIAVVEIDTDTGHVKLRNYGSVDDCGPLINPLIAEGQVHGGIAQGMGQALLEEAAYDEDGNLLAGTYMEYAMPRADDVPTFQLGHTVTPSPHNPLGVKGIGEAGTIASTAAVASAVMDALWHAYGITHLDMPYTAEKVWRAIREAQGPQPQAADD, from the coding sequence ATGAGTGAAACCCGCACGGAGAAATACTTCGGTCAGGCCCGCAAGCGCACAGAGGACCCGCGCTTCATTACCGGCACCGGCCGGTACACCGATGACGTCGTGATTCCCGGCACGCTGCACGCCGCGATGGTCCGCAGTCCCTACGCGCACGCCCGCATTACCGGCATCAAGACCGAGTCCATCCTGGGCATGCCGGGAGTGGAACGCGTCCTGACCGGCCAGGACGTTCAGGACGCCGGGCTGGGCAGCATCCCGGTCGGCTGGCTGCTCCCCGAACTCAAGACGCCCGCCCACCCCGCCATCGCGCTGACCGAAGCGAACCACGTGGGCGACATCGTGGCCGTCGTGATCGCCGAAACGCGCGCACAGGCCGAGGACGCCGCCGCCGCGCTGGAAGTCGAGTACGATCCCCTGCCGGCCGTGGCGAGCGCCACCGCCGCCCTGGCCGACGGCGCCCCCCTGGTGCACGACGACGTGCCCGGCAACGTCGCGTTCCGCTGGGAGATCGGTGACGAGACCGCCACCAACGAGGTCTTCCGCAGCGCGGCCCGCACGGTCAGCGTCAAACTCCGCAACCACCGCCTGGTGGCCAACCCCATCGAACCGCGCGCCAGCCTCGCGCAGTTCACTCCGGCCAGCGGCGAGTACCTGCTGTACACCACCAGCCAGAACCCTCACATTCACCGCCTGATTCTCGCGGCGTTCGTGATGAGCATCCCTGAACACAAGCTGCGCGTCATCTCCCCGGACGTCGGCGGCGGCTTCGGCACGAAGATCTTCCAGTACCAGGAGGAAGTCATCGTGCTGCTCGCCGCGCGCCTCCTGGGACGCCCCGTGAAATGGACCGCGCGCCGCAGCGAAGCCTTCGTGAGTGACGCCCAGGGCCGCGATCACGACACGGAAGCCGAACTTGCCGTCAGCGACGACGGAAAGATCCTGGGTTTCCGCGTGAACACCGTCGCGAACCTCGGCGCCTACCAGACGCTCTTCGCGCCGGCCGTCCCCACCTACCTGTACGGCACCCTGCTGAACGGGGTGTACAAGATGGCCGCCATTCACGCCAAGGTCACGGGCGTCATGACGAACACCGTTCCCGTTGACGCTTACCGCGGTGCCGGCCGCCCCGAAGCCACGTACCTGATCGAACGGATCGTGGACATGGCCGCCCACGAACTGAACCTCGACCCCGCCGAGTTCCGCCGCCGGAACTTCATCCAGCCGGACGAGTTCCCGTACCAGACGCCCGTCGCGCTGGTGTACGACAGCGGCAACTACGAACCCGCCCTGGACCAGGCCATGCAGATGATGCGCTACGACGACCTGCGCCACGAACAGGCCCGCATGAAGGGCGGCAAAAAGATCCTGGGCGTCGGCCTGATCTCCTTCCTGGAAGCCTGCGGTCTGGCCCCCAGCGCCCTGGTGGGGCAGCTTGGCGCGCAGGCCGGCCAGTGGGAATCCAGCCTCGTGCGCGTGCACCCCACCGGGAAGGTCGAACTGTACACCGGCAGCCACAGCCACGGCCAGGGCCACGAAACCGCCTTCCCGCAGATCGCCGCGGACGAACTGCAGATCCCCATCGAGGACATTGACCTCATTCATGGCGACACCGGCCGCATGCCCTACGGCTGGGGCACCTACGGCAGCCGCTCCGCAGCCGTGGGCGGCAGCGCCCTGAAACTGGCCCTGCAGAAAATCACGGCCAAGATGCGCAAGATCGCGGCGCACCTCCTGGAAGCCAGCGAGGACGACATCGAGCATGAAGGCGGCGTGTTCCGCATCAAGGGCGCCCCGGACAAGAGCAAGACCTTCTTCGACATTGCCCTGATGGCCCATCTCGCGCACAACTACCCCGCGGACCTTGAACCCGGACTGGAAGCCACCGCCTTCTACGATCCGAAGAACTTCGTGTACCCCTTCGGCACGCACATCGCCGTCGTGGAAATCGACACGGACACCGGGCACGTGAAACTGCGCAACTACGGCAGCGTGGACGACTGCGGCCCGCTCATCAACCCCCTGATCGCCGAGGGCCAGGTTCACGGCGGGATCGCCCAGGGCATGGGACAGGCGCTGCTGGAAGAAGCCGCGTACGACGAGGACGGCAACCTGCTGGCCGGCACGTACATGGAGTACGCCATGCCCCGCGCCGACGACGTTCCCACCTTCCAGCTCGGGCACACCGTCACCCCCAGCCCCCACAACCCCCTGGGCGTCAAGGGCATCGGGGAGGCCGGCACCATCGCCAGCACCGCTGCCGTCGCCAGCGCCGTCATGGACGCCCTGTGGCACGCGTACGGCATCACGCACCTCGACATGCCCTACACCGCCGAGAAGGTCTGGCGCGCCATCCGAGAGGCGCAGGGCCCGCAACCCCAGGCCGCCGACGACTGA
- a CDS encoding FAD binding domain-containing protein: MYPASFDYQKAESVDQALAALAANPDLKIIAGGHSLLPAMKLRLAQPPALLDIWSLEELKGIRREGDTFVVGAMTTHADVLRSELPLFPEVASWVGDPMVRNRGTIGGSLAHADPSADYPAAALALGVEFVIRGPGGERTVHADDMFQGMFESAVQPGELLTHLSIPATIQASAYEKFRHPASHYAVVGVAVARHASGEIRAAYTGAAEKAHRLTRLEDAVRAGQIAATGLVDASDLLGDRFASAEYRAHLVDVLAARAIERLG, encoded by the coding sequence ATGTACCCAGCCAGCTTCGACTACCAGAAAGCCGAGAGCGTCGACCAGGCCCTTGCCGCCCTCGCCGCCAACCCCGACCTGAAAATCATCGCCGGCGGCCACAGCCTCCTGCCCGCCATGAAACTCCGCCTCGCGCAGCCTCCCGCCCTGCTCGACATCTGGAGCCTGGAAGAACTCAAAGGCATCCGGCGTGAAGGCGACACCTTCGTGGTGGGCGCCATGACCACCCACGCCGACGTGCTGCGCTCCGAGCTGCCCCTGTTCCCCGAGGTGGCCAGCTGGGTGGGCGATCCCATGGTCCGCAACCGCGGCACGATCGGCGGCTCCCTCGCCCACGCCGACCCCAGCGCCGACTACCCCGCCGCGGCCCTCGCCCTCGGCGTGGAGTTCGTGATTCGCGGCCCGGGCGGCGAACGTACGGTGCACGCCGACGACATGTTCCAGGGCATGTTCGAAAGTGCCGTGCAGCCCGGCGAACTGCTCACGCATCTCAGCATTCCCGCGACCATCCAGGCCAGCGCCTACGAGAAGTTCCGCCACCCCGCCAGCCACTACGCCGTGGTGGGCGTGGCCGTCGCCCGGCATGCCAGCGGCGAGATCCGCGCCGCGTACACTGGCGCCGCCGAGAAAGCCCACCGCCTGACCCGACTGGAGGACGCCGTGCGCGCCGGCCAGATCGCCGCCACCGGGCTGGTGGACGCCAGCGACCTGCTCGGAGACCGCTTCGCGAGTGCCGAGTACCGCGCGCACCTCGTGGATGTCCTCGCGGCCCGGGCCATCGAACGCCTCGGCTGA
- a CDS encoding MliC family protein has translation MLRSLLLTTVLALPAAAVAATPPVQVTYHVFHYACSGGRNVDVSYVTFGDQPMFAVLDWKGQRFGLAQAISASGARYASLNGPAGARGGLQWWEHQGSAELSTFTGNSTTTTKTLLTGCKAPGR, from the coding sequence ATGCTCCGATCCCTGCTGCTCACCACCGTTCTGGCCCTTCCGGCCGCCGCTGTTGCCGCCACGCCGCCCGTGCAGGTGACGTACCACGTGTTTCATTACGCCTGCTCAGGCGGACGGAACGTCGACGTGTCATACGTGACCTTCGGCGATCAGCCCATGTTCGCGGTTCTCGACTGGAAGGGCCAGCGGTTCGGGCTGGCGCAGGCGATCAGTGCGAGCGGCGCCCGGTACGCCAGCCTGAACGGGCCGGCCGGTGCGCGCGGCGGGTTGCAGTGGTGGGAGCATCAGGGGTCAGCCGAACTGAGCACGTTCACGGGCAACAGCACGACCACCACGAAAACCCTGCTGACCGGCTGCAAGGCCCCGGGCCGCTGA
- a CDS encoding DEAD/DEAH box helicase, translating into MTVAAPNLSKLLPAAPPGGLLLLPQVARAALFAAFPGPAVLLTTPDRLGNYVTAGALGAPVTVNPGLRDWDARHEHVVLDVNTALDLFPARPEDHALTLKVGSSYPREALLARLERLGYERGEEPGYELRGDTLELRLTAGAGLPAEAEEGLWVRAEFFGDDLDTLRFLKPGELTGEKAQSFTLEPTTEYLTEVKWDATRLDLLPGRVFLDSPEFYASALGVLIDTLWPKLAAREVTSFGRAPLDLPDLDTGLQPLGFYRARLSDLERDVNEWRAAGYRLLILVRHDRTAAYLADKLLNTHEIPWLKVPRVREGELGFLRAAGEGGFVIPEHRTVVLTEDLIYGFQGGSALRGKRLSGKPVTDALGLHVGDYLIHPEHGIGQFEGLETRKVLGVTRDYLNLTYRGGARLSVPIEQLPVLRRHPGTTDDPPSLSSFDKKDWAKAKEKARRNAEEVAGKLLVQYAARQVTPGNAFPPQPEWDGQIEQNFKFELTADQKTALKETMRDLEKANPADRLISGDVGFGKTEVALRAAHRVVGHGKQVAVLVPTTLLAEQHTSTFVERFKGMPVRVEGLSRFTTPQQARAILADTAKGKVDILIGTHRLLSGDVSFRDLGLIIVDEEHRFGVGQKEKLRALRGLPDVPKDGRLDIPEDVRAVDTLALSATPIPRTLYMSMVGLRDMSSIQTPPKGRKPIQTILAPFDPITVRDAILSEIERGGKVFYIHDRVASIGARSLYLRNLVPEARIGVAHGRMNEEELEEIMLGFEQGAFDVLLATTIVETGLDIPEANTILIERSDRLGLAQLYQLRGRVGRRAQTAYAYLFYPPRMTENAQRRLWAIADLQDLGSGHLLAEKDMEIRGVGNILGEEQHGHVQAVSIDVYTELLAEAVAKLKGEKMEAPVNISIDLPIDARLTPAYFENDEEARIATYGRLSDSRTLQAISRVERDLRKKYGPPTPEVQNFIDLAKLRLTAAAKRVLSIGETMTQLQVTFAYKSLDYDAPGLKRFPFRTEVVTFPPSVKLEKRGVKPDDYARTLIDLLGYFG; encoded by the coding sequence GTGACTGTTGCTGCGCCGAACCTGTCGAAACTGCTGCCCGCCGCTCCCCCCGGAGGGCTGCTGCTGTTGCCGCAGGTGGCCCGAGCGGCGCTGTTCGCCGCATTTCCCGGCCCGGCCGTCCTGCTCACCACCCCGGACCGCCTGGGCAACTACGTGACGGCCGGCGCGCTGGGCGCCCCCGTGACCGTGAACCCCGGTCTGCGCGACTGGGACGCCCGGCATGAGCACGTGGTCCTGGACGTGAACACCGCCCTGGACCTGTTTCCCGCTCGCCCGGAAGACCACGCCCTCACCCTGAAGGTCGGGTCGAGCTACCCGCGCGAGGCCCTGCTCGCCCGGCTTGAACGCCTGGGCTACGAACGTGGTGAGGAGCCGGGCTACGAACTGCGCGGGGACACACTGGAGCTGCGCCTCACGGCGGGCGCCGGGCTGCCTGCCGAAGCAGAGGAAGGCCTGTGGGTGCGCGCCGAGTTCTTCGGGGATGACCTGGACACACTGCGGTTCCTGAAGCCCGGCGAACTGACCGGCGAGAAAGCGCAGAGTTTCACGCTGGAACCCACCACGGAGTACCTGACTGAAGTGAAGTGGGACGCCACGCGGCTGGACCTGCTGCCCGGGCGGGTGTTTCTGGACTCCCCGGAGTTCTATGCCTCGGCGCTGGGTGTTCTGATCGACACGCTGTGGCCGAAACTCGCGGCGCGGGAGGTCACGAGTTTCGGCCGGGCCCCGCTGGACCTGCCGGACCTGGACACCGGCCTGCAGCCCCTGGGATTCTACCGGGCGCGCCTGTCGGACCTGGAGCGCGACGTGAACGAGTGGCGGGCCGCCGGGTACCGCCTGCTGATCCTCGTCCGGCATGACCGCACCGCCGCGTACCTGGCGGACAAGCTGCTGAACACGCACGAGATCCCTTGGTTGAAGGTGCCGAGGGTGCGCGAGGGGGAACTGGGTTTCCTGCGCGCTGCGGGCGAGGGTGGGTTCGTGATTCCCGAGCACCGGACCGTGGTGCTGACCGAGGACCTGATCTACGGCTTCCAGGGGGGCAGCGCTCTGCGTGGCAAGCGCCTGAGCGGCAAACCCGTCACGGACGCCCTGGGCCTGCACGTCGGGGATTACCTGATTCACCCGGAGCACGGCATCGGGCAGTTCGAGGGCCTGGAAACCCGGAAGGTGCTGGGCGTCACCCGCGACTACCTGAACCTCACCTACCGGGGCGGCGCGCGCCTGAGCGTGCCCATCGAGCAGCTGCCCGTCCTGCGCCGGCACCCGGGCACCACCGATGACCCGCCAAGCCTCAGCTCCTTCGACAAGAAGGACTGGGCCAAGGCGAAAGAGAAAGCCCGCAGGAACGCCGAGGAGGTCGCCGGGAAACTCCTCGTGCAGTACGCCGCGCGGCAGGTCACGCCCGGCAATGCCTTTCCCCCGCAGCCTGAATGGGACGGGCAGATCGAGCAGAACTTCAAGTTCGAGCTGACCGCCGACCAGAAAACCGCGCTGAAAGAAACGATGCGCGACCTAGAAAAAGCCAACCCGGCCGACCGGCTGATCAGCGGCGACGTGGGGTTCGGCAAGACCGAGGTGGCCCTGCGCGCCGCGCACCGCGTGGTGGGGCATGGCAAGCAGGTGGCAGTGCTGGTGCCGACCACGCTTCTCGCCGAGCAGCACACCAGCACCTTCGTTGAGCGCTTCAAGGGTATGCCCGTGCGCGTGGAGGGCCTGTCGCGCTTCACCACGCCGCAGCAGGCCAGGGCGATCCTGGCCGACACGGCCAAGGGCAAGGTGGACATTCTCATCGGTACGCACCGCCTCCTGAGCGGGGACGTGAGTTTCCGGGACCTCGGGCTGATCATCGTGGATGAAGAACACCGCTTCGGGGTGGGCCAGAAGGAGAAACTCCGGGCGCTGCGCGGCCTGCCTGACGTGCCCAAGGACGGCAGGCTGGACATTCCCGAGGACGTGCGCGCCGTGGACACGCTGGCCCTGTCCGCCACGCCCATTCCCCGCACGCTGTACATGAGCATGGTCGGCCTGCGCGACATGAGCTCCATCCAGACGCCTCCCAAGGGCCGCAAGCCCATTCAGACGATCCTGGCACCCTTCGACCCGATCACCGTGCGTGACGCGATCCTCAGCGAGATCGAGCGCGGCGGGAAGGTCTTCTACATTCACGACCGTGTTGCCAGCATCGGCGCGCGCAGCCTGTACCTGCGTAACCTCGTGCCGGAAGCCCGCATCGGGGTGGCCCACGGCCGCATGAACGAGGAGGAACTCGAGGAAATCATGCTGGGCTTCGAGCAGGGCGCCTTCGACGTGCTGCTCGCCACCACCATCGTGGAGACCGGCCTGGACATCCCGGAGGCGAACACCATCCTGATCGAGCGCAGCGACCGTCTGGGCCTCGCGCAGCTCTACCAGCTGCGTGGCCGCGTGGGCCGCCGCGCCCAGACCGCGTACGCCTACCTGTTCTACCCGCCCCGCATGACCGAGAACGCCCAGCGCCGCCTGTGGGCCATCGCCGACCTTCAGGACCTGGGCAGCGGGCACCTGCTGGCCGAGAAGGACATGGAGATCCGCGGCGTCGGTAACATCCTCGGGGAGGAGCAGCACGGTCACGTGCAGGCGGTCAGCATCGACGTGTACACCGAACTGCTCGCCGAGGCCGTCGCGAAACTCAAGGGCGAGAAGATGGAAGCCCCGGTGAACATCAGCATTGACCTGCCCATCGACGCCCGCCTCACCCCCGCGTACTTCGAGAACGACGAGGAGGCGCGCATCGCCACGTACGGCCGCCTCTCGGACAGCCGCACCCTGCAGGCGATCAGCCGCGTGGAACGCGACCTGCGCAAGAAGTACGGCCCGCCCACCCCGGAGGTGCAGAACTTCATCGACCTGGCCAAGCTGCGCCTCACGGCCGCCGCCAAGCGGGTGCTCAGCATCGGCGAAACCATGACGCAGCTTCAGGTGACGTTCGCCTACAAGAGCCTCGACTACGACGCGCCGGGCCTGAAACGCTTCCCCTTCAGGACGGAGGTCGTCACGTTCCCTCCCTCGGTGAAGCTGGAAAAGCGCGGCGTGAAACCCGACGATTACGCCCGGACCCTCATCGATCTGCTCGGGTACTTCGGCTGA
- a CDS encoding YqjF family protein yields the protein MLPWVLRMRWLDLCFMHWAVPPAAVQATLPRGVQVETYAGKAYVAAVPFRMEDVAPRLTPAVPGLSAFPELNLRTYVRVNGHSGVWFYSLDVTQPLAAAMARRFFHLPYRQARMWVDRQGDVTRYASVRTDLRTGPGTFAAAYRPVGAPLPATPGSLEAWLTDRLHLFSADRAGRVYRGRIQHAPWPLRRAEAAVRVNTLAEPLGFTLAGEPHLLHADRLDVTAWWLERVL from the coding sequence ATGCTGCCCTGGGTACTGCGGATGCGCTGGCTGGACCTCTGCTTCATGCACTGGGCGGTGCCGCCGGCTGCCGTCCAGGCCACCCTGCCGCGCGGCGTGCAGGTGGAAACCTACGCCGGCAAGGCGTACGTGGCGGCGGTACCGTTCCGGATGGAGGACGTCGCGCCGCGCCTGACACCTGCCGTGCCTGGGCTGAGCGCCTTCCCGGAACTGAACCTGCGCACCTACGTGCGCGTGAACGGCCACAGCGGCGTGTGGTTCTACTCCCTGGACGTCACGCAGCCTCTCGCGGCGGCAATGGCGCGGCGGTTCTTTCACCTGCCGTACCGGCAGGCGCGCATGTGGGTGGACCGCCAGGGCGACGTGACCCGGTACGCCAGTGTCCGCACCGACCTGCGGACCGGTCCCGGGACGTTTGCCGCCGCGTACCGCCCGGTCGGCGCGCCGCTGCCCGCCACGCCCGGAAGTCTGGAGGCCTGGCTCACAGATCGCCTGCACCTGTTCAGCGCCGACCGGGCCGGGCGGGTGTACCGGGGCCGCATTCAGCACGCGCCGTGGCCGCTGCGCCGGGCCGAGGCGGCCGTCCGCGTGAACACCCTGGCGGAGCCGCTGGGTTTCACGCTGGCGGGCGAACCACACCTGCTGCACGCGGACCGGCTGGACGTCACCGCCTGGTGGCTGGAGCGGGTGCTCTAA
- a CDS encoding PA2169 family four-helix-bundle protein — MMNNETALDKLQYLLGTLRDGEKGFTDAAEHATDPSLKSLFTQRSAQRAQMATEVESHITRLGGEPNNRSSVGAALHRTWLNVRDALTGRDDYQVVAECERGEDVAVENYQDVLKETELPAELRSFVEGQFTQVKASHDQIRDMKNSMQAS, encoded by the coding sequence ATGATGAACAACGAAACCGCGCTCGACAAACTCCAGTACCTGCTTGGCACCCTGCGTGACGGTGAGAAGGGCTTTACGGACGCTGCGGAGCACGCGACCGACCCCAGCCTGAAGAGCCTGTTCACGCAGCGCAGCGCGCAGCGCGCCCAGATGGCCACCGAGGTGGAGTCCCACATCACCCGCCTGGGCGGCGAGCCGAACAACCGCAGCAGCGTGGGCGCCGCGTTGCACCGCACGTGGCTGAACGTCCGCGACGCCCTGACCGGCCGTGACGACTACCAGGTGGTGGCCGAGTGCGAACGCGGTGAGGACGTGGCCGTGGAGAACTACCAGGACGTGCTGAAGGAAACGGAACTGCCGGCCGAGCTGCGCAGCTTCGTGGAAGGCCAGTTCACGCAGGTGAAGGCCAGCCACGACCAGATCCGTGACATGAAAAACAGCATGCAGGCCAGCTGA